ACTTGGTCTTGACTTGAAGGGTGGGATCAACGTTCTTTTGGAAATCAACCAAAGAGATCTTGTGAATGATTTAACCAATTATTCTACCAACCCTGTTCTTATTGAGGCTTTAAACAAAACTGATGAAGCACAAAAGAATTCTACAAAAGCTTACATCGACAATTTCTTCGAACAATTTGATGCTGTAAACAAAGCTAAAGGTACAAACCTGAAGTTGGCAGATCCTGAAATCTTCGGAAATACAACCCTTACTGAGGTGAAGTATAATACACCGGATGACCAGGTGAAAAGCATCGTGAAAAGAAAAATAGATGCATCTGTAGGAACGGCTTTTGAAGTAATCAGAACGAGAATTGATAAGTTGGGTGCAATTCAGCCGAATGTTCAGAGAGTACCTGGAACTGCTAGAATTTCTGTGGAAATGCCGGGAATGAAAGACATCGACAAAGTAAAGAAGATGCTTCAGACTTCTGCAAAACTTCAATTCTGGGAAGTACAGCAAATCACTGAAATTGCTCCTTATTTCCAAACATTGAGCACAATGGTAGCTGCAAAAGGAGATTCTATGGGTGTTGCAAAAAACACAAATTTTGCAAATATCATCCAGGGAGGAAAATCTATGAGTCCAAGTGCGGTTGGAAGTGTAAAATTATCTGATACAGCTGTTGTAAACAAAATTTTGAACAGCAAAGTAGCTCAGTCTTTACGTCCGGCTAACATTAAATATACACAATTCATGTGGGGTTACAAACCTGAGGCTACAGATACTGAAAGCTTAGTATTGTACGCAATCAGAGGTAACATCAACCAAAAAGCTCCGGTAGACGGTGCTGTTGAAACGGCTAACATTAGTTATGATGAGCTAAGCAGAATAGTAGTAGACATGCAGATGGATTCTAAAGGGGCTAAAGAATGGAAAACATTAACAGAGAAAAACGTTGGTAAACCAGTTGCGGTAACATTGGACGGTAGAGTTTATACTGCTCCGAACGTTGTAGGTGCAATTCCTAATGGTAGAACTCAGATTTCTGGTAACTTCTCTCAGGAAGAAGCTAAAGAATTGGTAGACGTATTAGGAGCGGGTAAATTACCTGCAGGTGCAAAAGTGGTTCAGGCTACAGTTGTAGGGCCATCTTTAGGACAAGAATCTATTGATGCAGGTCTGATGTCATTCATGATTGCATTTGCTATTATTATCGTTTATATCATTTTCTACTATGGTGGAGCTGGTGTTTATGCGGTAATTGCAATGGTTATTAACTTATTCTATATTTTCGGTATTATGGATTCGGGAGATTTCACTCTTACCCTTCCTGGTATCGCGGGTATCGTTTTAACGATGGCAGTTGCGGTCGATACGAACGTTATCATCTATGAAAGAACAAAAGAAGAATTATTTGCAGGCAAGAGTATTCTTGAAGCTTATAAAGATGGTTTCAAACATGCGTTGAATGCGATTATCGATGGTCACACAACTACTTTCTTAACGGCGGTTGTATTGTTCTTCTTCGGAACAGGACCTATCAAAGGTTTCGCTTTGACCTTGATGATTGGGGTTGCGATGACATTATTCACGTCTGTATTGCTTTCGAGAGTAATGATCTTCTCAAGATTAAATAAAGGAAAAGGACTTTCTGTTTGGACTCCTGCAACAAAGAACCTATTCAGAAATACCTGGATCGATTTCATCGGAAAAAGAAAATACGCTTACATTTTCTCTGCTGTGTTAACGCTGGTTTGTATCATTTCAATTGCAACTCACGGGTTCAAATATGGTATTGATTTTACCGGAGGTAGAAACTATGTGGTAAGATTTGATAAAGACGTTAAAGCTGAAGATGTTGAAGATAAATTAGTAGCATTATTCAAA
Above is a genomic segment from Chryseobacterium geocarposphaerae containing:
- the secD gene encoding protein translocase subunit SecD — its product is MQGKGLITIVAIVLGLICLNELLPTWYASKIEKQATAIAGDNPEKYQKEIAKLSKDTLNLGFTKLYYTKAKDKEMKLGLDLKGGINVLLEINQRDLVNDLTNYSTNPVLIEALNKTDEAQKNSTKAYIDNFFEQFDAVNKAKGTNLKLADPEIFGNTTLTEVKYNTPDDQVKSIVKRKIDASVGTAFEVIRTRIDKLGAIQPNVQRVPGTARISVEMPGMKDIDKVKKMLQTSAKLQFWEVQQITEIAPYFQTLSTMVAAKGDSMGVAKNTNFANIIQGGKSMSPSAVGSVKLSDTAVVNKILNSKVAQSLRPANIKYTQFMWGYKPEATDTESLVLYAIRGNINQKAPVDGAVETANISYDELSRIVVDMQMDSKGAKEWKTLTEKNVGKPVAVTLDGRVYTAPNVVGAIPNGRTQISGNFSQEEAKELVDVLGAGKLPAGAKVVQATVVGPSLGQESIDAGLMSFMIAFAIIIVYIIFYYGGAGVYAVIAMVINLFYIFGIMDSGDFTLTLPGIAGIVLTMAVAVDTNVIIYERTKEELFAGKSILEAYKDGFKHALNAIIDGHTTTFLTAVVLFFFGTGPIKGFALTLMIGVAMTLFTSVLLSRVMIFSRLNKGKGLSVWTPATKNLFRNTWIDFIGKRKYAYIFSAVLTLVCIISIATHGFKYGIDFTGGRNYVVRFDKDVKAEDVEDKLVALFKTEDGKNSSVEAKTFGSNNQLKISTDYLIEDESLKADQIIEQKLFEGLKANLPAGTTLKDFKSADKEHAGIISSEKVGPSVADDIKIHGIYAVLGALGIIFIYILLRFRKWQFSLGAVAALFHDAVIILGAYSLLHKYMPFNMEINQDFIAAILTVLGYSINDTVIIFDRIREYLREKKSLTLAGLFDDSISSTLGRTFNTSFTTILVILAIFIFGGDNLRGFMFAMLIGIGFGTYSSIFVASAIAYDFLKKGKEEEVHGKSTSNKEVLASK